The region CTTGCTTTTCGAGCTCGCGTTCGTACACTACCCACGTCTCAAAGCCCGCATGATCTGCCCCAGGAATATACACAGCATCATAGCCGCGCATTCGGTGATAACGTACTAAAATATCCTGGATCGCCGACCCGAGCGCGTGCCCAACGTGCAAATTGCCATTCGCATTTGGCGGCGGCATGACGATCGCATACGGCTCGCCCTCGCCTTTGGGCGCAAAAACACCCGATTTCTCCCACATCGCATAGATTGTTGGTTCGTAGTCATTCGGTGTATAAGCTTTTGCTAAATTCATATCGGCTCTTCTTATTCATTAGGTTATTCACGTGAAAACTAAAAATCAAAAAGATAACCCAGGAATCGCTCAGCATAAGCGCCCTCACCTCTGTTATCCTTGCACCTTTTATTTTCTCACGTGTTTGTATTCCTTTTCATTATACCATAACTCCGTGTATACTGAGTGTATGTTACAAGGGAATGAATGCACCGAATCAACGGTGTGGAACGAAGTAATATACGATTTAGGCGGACACCCGCTTCAGCTGTGGGGGTGGGGAGAGGTAAAATCGGCGCACAACTGGCACGCGCACCGCGTATTGTTTACCGATCAGCAGGGTGGAGTTGCCGGTGCCGCACAGATTTTAGAGAGAATACTACCAAAGCCTTTTCGCCGCCTCTGTTATGTGCCGCGCGGTCCAGTCTGTAGGGAAGGGGATACCGCAGCAGTATACGAGGCGCTCGCAGCGTACGCGTCGCAGCATTTACCCGGCACGCTGCTAACCGTCGAACCTGATACAGAGTTAGCTCCAACGGCAGCGGGGTGGCAGCGATCGTCAAATACTATTCTCATACCAAAAACGTTAATTTTAGACTTGCACCACAGCGAAGAGGAGTTGCTTGCTGCAATGGCGAAAAAAACACGCCAGTATATCCGTAAATCAGAACGGGCAGGTATCACGTTGCGCCGTGTCAAAGCGATGGACGATATCGAAAAATTACTCGAAATTTATCATCAGACAGCAGAACGTGCTGGTTTTGCTCTTCATGACGATCAATATTACCGTGACGTCCACATCAACCTGGGCGACTCGTCGCTTATCTTTGCCGCCTACGAAGGCAGTGAGCCGATCGCATTCGTCTGGCTCGCTGCCAGTCAGGAAACTTCTTTTGAGTTATATGGCGGCATGAACGAGCGCGGGCAGGCGCTACGAGCAAACTACGCGCTGAAGTGGTTTGCTATCCGCAAGTGCAAAGAGTGGGGGATTAGTCGTTACGACATGAACGGGCTGCTTAATGACGGTATTAGTAATTTCAAACGCGGTTTTGCT is a window of Candidatus Saccharimonadaceae bacterium ML1 DNA encoding:
- a CDS encoding peptidoglycan bridge formation glycyltransferaseFemA/FemB family protein, with the protein product MLQGNECTESTVWNEVIYDLGGHPLQLWGWGEVKSAHNWHAHRVLFTDQQGGVAGAAQILERILPKPFRRLCYVPRGPVCREGDTAAVYEALAAYASQHLPGTLLTVEPDTELAPTAAGWQRSSNTILIPKTLILDLHHSEEELLAAMAKKTRQYIRKSERAGITLRRVKAMDDIEKLLEIYHQTAERAGFALHDDQYYRDVHINLGDSSLIFAAYEGSEPIAFVWLAASQETSFELYGGMNERGQALRANYALKWFAIRKCKEWGISRYDMNGLLNDGISNFKRGFANHEDMLAGTYDYPLSPLYGVWTRLLPAAKKIIRYIKH